One Algoriphagus sp. Y33 genomic window, TAAATCCTTCCAAAAATTTTTCGCTTTCTTGGGCAAACACGCAAATTTTCTGGTCTAGGAATGGCTTTTTTCTTAATGATCGACCCTCATTTACACTTGATCCTGCCATTCATGCCGGTGCATATTATGTGCAGGAAGCATCATCAATGTTTATCGAACATATTCTTTATTCCTTGGACGTTCCAAAAGGGATTTACCTCGACATAGCGGCAGCTCCCGGAGGGAAGACAACTCTACTTTCTTCGTATTTGGGTAATGAAGGAACGCTGATTGCCAATGAGGTCATCCAGTCCAGGGCGCAGATCTTGAAGGAAAACGTCATTAAATGGGGATTGGGAAATACCGTGGTGACCAATAATGATCCAGAACATTTCGAGGCTTTGGAAGGTTTTTTCGATTTGGTTTTGGTGGATGCCCCCTGCTCGGGAGAGGGAATGTTTCGCAAGGACCCGCAAGCTCGGGACGAGTGGTCGATAGACAATGTGCAGCTGTGTTCCGCCCGCCAAAAGCGGATTATGGATCAGGCAGGAGCTTTGGTGAAAGCGGACGGGTATTTGGTGTACAGCACCTGTACATTCAATGAGCGGGAAAATGAGGATTTGATCCGGTTTTTGACGGAAGAGTTTTCCTATGAACCTGTCAGGATTCCGTTTGATGCCAGTTGGAATATAAGGGAGACGTCAGTAGACTCTGATGGTAAAACATTTTATGGGTACCGTTTTTTCCCTCATCTGGTAGAGGGAGAAGGGTTTTTTATCACGGTTTTAAAGCGGTCAGCAGAAGCATATATCCAAGAACCGAAGCGGATGAAGGATTTTAAACATCCTTATTTGAAGGAGGTCTGGAACAAAGAATCCTTCGATCTGGATGAAGAATTGGGATTTGATGGTAGCGGGAAATATTACACACTGAATGATTCTTTTTTCAGAATTTCAAAAGACTGGAATCTGCATTTTCAGAAGGCTTCGCAGCATTTGAGTTTGAAATATTTTGGCGTGGAGCTGGGCAAAAAGCAGAAGAATGACTGGATTCCAACCCATGAATGGGCTGTCTCAGTTTTGCCCAAAAACAATTTTCCCACACATGAGCTTTCGGAAGCTGAAGCTGTTGAATTTCTTAGAAAAAATGACTTTGAAGTTGGTGATCTACCGAGTGGCTGGGTGTTGATAACCTGTAAAAAGCTACCGCTTGGTTGGATCAAAAACCTCGGAAACCGTGTGAATAACTATTACCCAAAGGAGTGGAGAATTAGGATGTGATTTAAGTGAGTAGCTAGTATTTGGTATCAATACTTTTTCAGAAGATCAGATCAAATTTAGTTTCTGGGACAAAATCACATCGATTCGAAGAACATTAGTGTCAAGGCTACTTCTGTCATCCCTGCCTATACCGGCAGGCGTCATTGGCCAGCCTCGCAGTGGCGGTTCTTCCAGCCCGACAAGCAAAGGAATATAGCTACCCGCATCATTACTGATAATTCTCTAATATAAATTCCATTCAATAAAATTGCGTACTTTCACCGTTGAAATAGTTCTTAACTTTATTTCTTAATCAACCGGAAGGGGTTTTACTTAGCTGTAGATTAATAGGGAATCGTGTGTAAATCACGAACTGTCGCGCAACTGTAAGTAGCATACCAAAGACGATCATCCTCGCATGTCCACTGTAGCCAACACCAAGGAGACGGGAAGGACGATGAAAGTCGCTACGAGTCAGGAGACCTGCCTATTCCGAATTGACGATGCTTCCGCGAAATGAGGCCTTTTAGTCAAGTTTGATACGCTTCTTATAGTTCTGTTTATCTGTGCCACGCGGCTCAGACTTAACCTGCTATGTACGTATTTCACTTTTCAGATTGTCCAACTCGCCTGCATGGTGAAATCAAGCTAAAGAGCTTTTAACGAATTATTCATCATTAACAGTTAAAAGAGATGCAGACGCATAATCTTGGCTATCCGCGAATTGGTAGCCACCGAGAACTCAAAAAAGCCTGTGAACAGTATTGGTCAGGCAAAATCACCCTTTCTGACCTGCTCACTGCTGGAGAAAGTATCCGAAAGGACAACTGGAAACTTCAAAAGGATTCCGGAATTGATTTGGTACCCTCCAATGATTTCTCCTTCTACGACCAAGTTTTGGATATGTCCCTGATGGTTGGTGCGATTCCGGAGCGCTATCATGAAGTGATTTTGCAGAAAGGTGGACATGAACTGGACTTGTATTTTGCGATGGCCCGTGGCTATCAGCAAAACGGTTTGGACATCACCGCCATGGAGATGACCAAATGGTTTGATACCAATTACCACTACATTGTTCCTGAGTTTACCAAAAATCAGGAGTTTAAGCTGTTCTCCACCAAAGTCATCAAGGAATTTTCCGAAGCAAAGCAACTTGGAATTTTGACCAAGCCTGTTCTGATAGGTCCAGTATCCTACTTGCTTTTGGGTAAAGAAAAAGAGGAAGGTTTTGAACGGATTGACCTGATCAAAAACCTCCTTCCTGTTTACTTGGAACTGTTGAAAAAGCTTGATGCACTTCATGTAGAATACGTGCAGTTTGATGAGCCTTTTCTGGCAATGGATCTTACCGAAAAGGAGAAAAAGGCATTTTCATACGTCTATGAGGAGATAAAAAAGGCATTTCCTTCTCTCAAAATTATCCTTGCCAATTATTTCGACTGCTTCGGGGAGAATCTCGAAATCGCACTTTCTCTTCCGGTTCATACGTTGCATTTGGATTTGGTACGTTGTCCATCCCAATTGGATGATATTTTGGATTCGGGAAAATTGAAAGCCAACGTCAACTTGTCACTGGGAGTAGTGGATGGAAGAAATATCTGGAAAAATGATTTTCAGCAATCCTTTGCACTGATCGATAAGGCTGCCCACAAAATCGGTGCAGACCGTCTTTGGGTAGCACCTTCTTGTTCGCTGATCCATTCTCCATGCGATTTGGATTTGGAGACAAATGAAGCAACTCTTCCGGCTGAAGTAAAGCAATGGTTGGCATTTGCAAAGCAGAAAATCGCAGAGGTTGTGACCTTGAAAAAGCTTGTAGAAAACAATAATGATTTAGAGGTTTTGGAGAGTTTTTCACAAAATGTGGTGGCAATCGCCAGCAGAAAATCCTCAGCACTTATCCACAACCCACAGGTCAAAGATCGGGTAAAATCTATTGTAAAAACCGATGATCAGCGTAAAAGCAGCTTCTCAAGCCGCCAATCCAAGCAAAAAGTTGCTTTAAATCTCCCACTTTTTCCCACAACGACTATTGGTTCATTTCCACAGACTACCGAAGTACGCTCTTGGAGAGCGAGATTTAAGAAAGGCGATTTGACCAAAGAAGCCTACGAAAAATTGCTTGAGGAAGAAACCAAAGAGTCAATCATCTGGCAGGAAGAAATCGGCATGGATGTGCTCGTGCATGGAGAGTTTGAGCGAAATG contains:
- a CDS encoding tRNA/rRNA cytosine-C5-methylase — translated: MPETNLPIDFESQMLELLGKAEFEQFRKAINNPSRTSIRVNPSKNFSLSWANTQIFWSRNGFFLNDRPSFTLDPAIHAGAYYVQEASSMFIEHILYSLDVPKGIYLDIAAAPGGKTTLLSSYLGNEGTLIANEVIQSRAQILKENVIKWGLGNTVVTNNDPEHFEALEGFFDLVLVDAPCSGEGMFRKDPQARDEWSIDNVQLCSARQKRIMDQAGALVKADGYLVYSTCTFNERENEDLIRFLTEEFSYEPVRIPFDASWNIRETSVDSDGKTFYGYRFFPHLVEGEGFFITVLKRSAEAYIQEPKRMKDFKHPYLKEVWNKESFDLDEELGFDGSGKYYTLNDSFFRISKDWNLHFQKASQHLSLKYFGVELGKKQKNDWIPTHEWAVSVLPKNNFPTHELSEAEAVEFLRKNDFEVGDLPSGWVLITCKKLPLGWIKNLGNRVNNYYPKEWRIRM
- the metE gene encoding 5-methyltetrahydropteroyltriglutamate--homocysteine S-methyltransferase, whose translation is MQTHNLGYPRIGSHRELKKACEQYWSGKITLSDLLTAGESIRKDNWKLQKDSGIDLVPSNDFSFYDQVLDMSLMVGAIPERYHEVILQKGGHELDLYFAMARGYQQNGLDITAMEMTKWFDTNYHYIVPEFTKNQEFKLFSTKVIKEFSEAKQLGILTKPVLIGPVSYLLLGKEKEEGFERIDLIKNLLPVYLELLKKLDALHVEYVQFDEPFLAMDLTEKEKKAFSYVYEEIKKAFPSLKIILANYFDCFGENLEIALSLPVHTLHLDLVRCPSQLDDILDSGKLKANVNLSLGVVDGRNIWKNDFQQSFALIDKAAHKIGADRLWVAPSCSLIHSPCDLDLETNEATLPAEVKQWLAFAKQKIAEVVTLKKLVENNNDLEVLESFSQNVVAIASRKSSALIHNPQVKDRVKSIVKTDDQRKSSFSSRQSKQKVALNLPLFPTTTIGSFPQTTEVRSWRARFKKGDLTKEAYEKLLEEETKESIIWQEEIGMDVLVHGEFERNDMVEYFGEQLAGFAFTKFGWVQSYGSRCVKPPIIYGDVHRPGPMTVRWSAFAQSLTDKPVKGMLTGPVTILQWSFVRNDQPRSQTCTQIALAIRDEVVDLEKAGIGVIQIDEPAIREGLPLRKADWQAYLEWAVRAFRISASGVKDETQIHTHMCYSEFNDIIQNIADMDADVITIECSRSQMELLDAFAEFNYPNEIGPGVYDIHSPRVPSKAEMIALMEKAKAVIPAGNLWVNPDCGLKTRHWEETRKALIEMVSAAKKLREAVTEPVS